The DNA sequence GGAGAAAATTGTAACGGCAGACATTAAAGCTCTGATCAATTGTCAGTAGCAGCGCAGTCGAACAATTCTGTTGGAGCGGATTGGCAGATTTTCGGTGTGGGGTTTAAGATGGCTACAACCGCTCAACTTTGCCGTTAGGCTAAGTATTCATGAAGTAATTAGCGTTATGAATGACACAGAGATTATCTCCAAATTTATAAAAGTTGAGCAGGGGGATGCTGAACTTAAGATCTTCGTCTGCCGCATATCCTGGCCACATCCCCACGAGCCTGCATCTAATTTGGCAGTAGCTACTGCGCTTCCAATAAAATCCTCAACTAAGGAAATTGAGTCCAAGATTTTGGAAGTTCTACAAGACAAGCGTTATTTTTAAGTTTGTCAGGAGTGCCAACAGCGAAACCCTTGTGGTTGGATGCATAATGATGGAATATGTCAAAGTTGCGCTGAGAGAAATCACGGCATTGTCTACTAACGGATAGAGCAACTATGAATATCACCCTAGAGCTACCTTCAGAGCTAGAACGTGAACTAGCCAATGAAGCATCACAACTGAACCTACCTCTGGCAGAGTATATTCTGCGAGTTCTTTCCTTTCGCCCTTTTCTCCAAAATCCTCCCAAAACAGGGGTAGAACTTGTTACCTATTGGGAAAGCATTGGGGTGGTTAGTTCCCGGCCTGATATCACTGACAGTCAGGAGCACGCACGCAGGTTGCGCGACCAAGCTGAACACCGTGAGCTGGCTTAGGTAGCAAATGTACATAGTCGATACTGATGTCATGATCGACATTCAGCGAGGTTACTCGCCCGCTCTAGCTTGGTTCACCTCTCTCCCAGAACTTCCAAGCATTCCTGGTTTTGTTGTGATGGAGTTGATTCAGGATGCTCAAGATAAGCAACAGGTGCGTAAGGTTCTACAGCTTGTTGCCCCGTTGCCGATAGTGTGGACTACTGAAACTGACTGCGCCCGTGCCCTCTCTGATTTCACAGCCTATCACCTGTCCCACAAGGTTGGACTGATTGATGCCTTGATTGCTGCTTGTGCCATTGGACGCAATGCAACTCTCTGTACTTTCAATGTGAAGCACTATCGAGTTATTCCTGGTTTGCGTCTGGAGCAACCCTATAGCCACTGAACCGCCTAACACTGCGTTGGGTGCGGACGGAACGGAGGTTATCAGTAGGAGTTCGAGAATATCTGCCGCCGCACAACTTCACCGTTATCTGGCTTGAGTTTCAGGTTTTGGCAGTGAATGGAGGTTATTGGGTTGGCGTTCAAGATCAAGTAATTTCCAGATTATTTGCTGGGCAGCACCATAAAGCTGTTTGAATCGCTCGGCTCAGTTTACATCCAGCCAATTCATTCGTTCTTGAGTGTAGCGATCGCCAGCAGCGCTACCAATCAGAGCAATCTCACCCAATCGATCTAGCTCCTCGGTGTTCAAAACAATGTTACTTGCCTTTGCGTTCTCTTCAACGTAAGCAACTCGTTTTGTTCCAGGAATTGGAACGATATCGTTACCTTGATGCAGTAACCAAGCCAATGCGATTTGTTCAGGAGTTGTTCCTTTCGCCACAGCAATTTCTTTGACTTGCTGAACCAGCCTCATATTTTGGTCGAAGTTATCCCCTTGAAATCGGGGCTCGAGGCGGCGTAGTCATTTTCAAACGCTTCAGCCCGCTTGGCTTGTCCCGTTAAAAACCCTCGACCCAGGAGACAGTAGGGAACAAAACCAATTCCTAATTCTCGCAACGTAGGCAAGATTTCGGCTTCAACTATTCGTTCCCAAAGCGAATACTCGGACTGAAGCGCACTGATTGGATGAACAGCATGGGCACGACGAATGGTTTCTGGACTTGCTTCCGAAAGCCCAATGTAGCGAACCTTCCCTTGTTGTACGAGTTCTGCCATTGCCTCAACTGTCTCTTCAATTGGGACAGTTCGATCAACACGATGTTGATAAAACAAATCGATATAGTCAACGCCTAATCGCCGCAATGAGGCATTACAGACACGGTGGATATTTTCGGGCGAGCTATCTAAACCAACAATCTTTCCGCTTTCGTCAATCTTGAAACCAAATTTCGTTGCAATGACAACCCGATCGAGATCGTTCCGAATTGCTTGACCTGCCAGTTGTTCATTGTCGTTGTAGACTTTAGCAGTATCAAAATGCGTCGATCCAGAGCGTTGTCAGGCGACTAACACAGGATGATTGAGTTGACGTGATGCATAGGTAAGCGCCGCTCTCAAATCATCCATTTCCAGATTGGGTAGTTCCTCTAAAATCTGTTCAGCGCTGAATCCTGCTGCGAACAGATCTAGGACATCAGACACTCGAATTCTCATACTACGAATACAGGGGCGACCACCACACTGACTTGGATTGACTATAAGAAGGTTGAG is a window from the Chroococcidiopsis sp. TS-821 genome containing:
- a CDS encoding PIN domain-containing protein produces the protein MYIVDTDVMIDIQRGYSPALAWFTSLPELPSIPGFVVMELIQDAQDKQQVRKVLQLVAPLPIVWTTETDCARALSDFTAYHLSHKVGLIDALIAACAIGRNATLCTFNVKHYRVIPGLRLEQPYSH
- a CDS encoding aldo/keto reductase codes for the protein MRLVQQVKEIAVAKGTTPEQIALAWLLHQGNDIVPIPGTKRVAYVEENAKASNIVLNTEELDRLGEIALIGSAAGDRYTQERMNWLDVN
- a CDS encoding aldo/keto reductase codes for the protein MAGQAIRNDLDRVVIATKFGFKIDESGKIVGLDSSPENIHRVCNASLRRLGVDYIDLFYQHRVDRTVPIEETVEAMAELVQQGKVRYIGLSEASPETIRRAHAVHPISALQSEYSLWERIVEAEILPTLRELGIGFVPYCLLGRGFLTGQAKRAEAFENDYAASSPDFKGITSTKI
- a CDS encoding DUF433 domain-containing protein, translated to MVNPSQCGGRPCIRSMRIRVSDVLDLFAAGFSAEQILEELPNLEMDDLRAALTYASRQLNHPVLVA